The following are from one region of the Accipiter gentilis unplaced genomic scaffold, bAccGen1.1, whole genome shotgun sequence genome:
- the LOC126036860 gene encoding proline-rich protein 22-like encodes MAPAPPATPTRIPGYEDIEGPLAKINTCGMATPPVGKLAASEEVPLHEALVLFDCSLDGVGVSQDASSRSSVPEDTGGTSAATPNCDFSSLSLPEEMLTPDYCIPELSNIMLSLEIFNVIGIEPRELWEDARMDLPPFPPAMADKKRKRQAQSSLPMAPSKRRALAPTAEGRMLERQP; translated from the exons atggccccagcccccccagcgaCGCCAACACGCATCCCCGGCTACGAGGACATCGAGGGGCCATTGGCCAAGATCAACACCTGCGGaatggccacccct CCTGTAGGTAAACTTGCAGCGTCTGAGGAAGTGCCTCTCCATGAGGCCCTAGtactctttgattgctccctggatggagtgggggtcagccaggatgcttccagcaggagctccgtgcccgaggacactggtggcaccagcgcagccaCCCccaactgcgacttcagctcactctcactgcctgaggagatgctcacccccgactactgcatccctgagctcagcaaCATCATGCTGAGCCTAGAAATATTCAACGTCATCGGGATTGAGCCCCGGGAGCTTTGGGAGGATGccaggatggacctgccaccattcCCACCTGCCATGGCagacaagaagaggaagaggcaggcgcagagctccttgccaatggcacccagcaagcgcagggctctggca cctactgcgGAGGggagaatgttagagagacagccttga
- the LOC126036793 gene encoding electroneutral sodium bicarbonate exchanger 1-like: MPLVRQSHRHHRRHSQKHREGEREKESAPTEQGYRCKFHRSPSQRVQFILRTKEDEQHIPHHLFSELDEICVKEGRDAEWKETARWLKFEEDVEDGGERWSKPYVGTLSLHSLSELRSCISNGSVLLDVCANSIEEIADLILAQQEQSTEFDEHVRAQVREVLLRKHHHQNEKTTNLLPAVCSFADVSKRQSDLHLLYKPAQTITPCPSPTAAEAKDGVTRESRAMDLSKAELHLMKKIPTGAEASNVLVGELDFLHQPIVAFVRLSPAVLLSGMTEVPIPTRFLFVLLGPEGKAHQYHEIGRSMATIMTDEVFRDVAYKAKNGADLVAGIDEFLDQVTVLPPGEWDPSIRIEPPKNVPSQEKRKMPGALDDSASHSTLEKHSGPELQRTGRLFGGLTLDVKRKAPWFWSDFRDGLSLQCLASFLFLYCACMSPVITFGGLLGEATNGHISAMESLLGASMAGVVYCLFAGQPLTILGSTGPVLVFEKILYKFCKEYTLSYLSLRACIGLWTAFLCIVLVATDASCLVCYVTRFTEEAFASLICIIFIYEALEKLSHLRDTYPVHMHSKLDFLTSYYCKCEAPTHPSNETLRFWASNKINVSGIAWENLTVTECRYLRGEFQGPACGRDGPYTPDVFFWCCILFFATFALSSFLKKFKTSRYFPTRVRSTVSDFAVFLTIVIMVLLDFVVGIPSPKLQVPHAFKPTRDDRGWFINPIGPNPWWTVLAALVPALLCTILIFMDQQISAVIVNRKEHKLKKGCGYHLDLFVVAVMLGVCSVMGLPWFVAATVLSITHVNSLKVESDCSAPGEQPKFLGIREQRVTGLLIFVLMGCSVFFTSVLKFIPMPVLYGVFLYMGVSSLKGIQFFDRLKLFWMPAKHQPDFIYLRHVPLRKVHFFTAIQLTCLVLLWTIKVSRAAIIFPMMVLALVFVRKAMDFCFSKRELSFLDDLMPERKKKLDDARNEAGEEEEESRRVMEAAAAASSVQLHVGKTSDVDIPKQSSDRTDPSEIVILDEMSQTTVWKALTLKTETL; this comes from the exons atgccactggttaggcagagccaccggcatcaccgacgccacagccagaagcatcgggaaggggaacgggagaaggagtctgccccgacagagcagggctaccgcTGTAAGTtccacc gctccccgtcccagcgggtgcagttcattctcaggaccaaggaggacgagcagcacatccctcaccacttgttctccgagctggatgagatctgtgtaaaagagggccgagatgccgagtggaaggaaacggcaag gtggctgaagtttgaggaggacgtggaagacggcggcgagcgctggagcaagccctacgttggcacgctgtccttgcacagcctctccgagctgaggagctgcatcagcaatgggtcggtgctgctggacgtttgtgccaacagcatcgaagagattgcag atctgatcctggcccagcaagaacagtccacggagtttgacgagcacgtgcgggcgcaagttcgagaagtccttttgaggaagcaccaccatcagaacgagaagacaaccaaccttctccccgctgtctgctcgtttgctgatgtgagcaagaggcagtcggacctgcacctcctctacaagccag cccaaacaatcaccccttgtccttctcccaccgctgcggaagctaaagatggggtgacccgtgagagcagagctatggatttaagcaag gcggagctgcacttgatgaagaaaattcccaccggggctgaagcatccaacgtgctcgtaggagagctggatttccttcaccagcccatcgtggcatttgtccgcctgagcccggctgtcctcctctcaggcatgacggaagttcccatcccaacaag gttcctgtttgttttgcttggaccagaaggaaaagcccatcagtaccatgagatcggcaggtccatggccactatcatgacggatgag gttttccgtgacgttgcctataaagccaagaacggggctgacctcgtggctggcatcgacgagtttctggatcaggtcacggtcttgccgccaggagagtgggatccatcaatccgaatcgagcccccgaaaaacgtcccttcgcag gaaaaaaggaagatgccaggagctcttgatgacagtgcttctcacagcacgctggagaaacacagtgggcctgaactgcagcggacgggaag gctctttggaggtttgaccctggacgtgaagcggaaagccccgtggttctggagcgacttccgggatggtctgagcctgcagtgcctggcgtccttcctcttcctctactgtgcctgcatgtcccctgtcatcacctttgggggactgctgggggaggcgaccaatggccacata agtgccatggagtcgctgctgggcgcgtccatggccggcgtggtgtattgcctctttgccggccaacctctcaccatcctcggcagcaccggacccgtcctggtgtttgagaagatcctctacaaattctgcaa ggaatacacgctctcctatctgtctctgcgggcgtgcattgggctgtggaccgccttcttgtgcatagtgctggtggccaccgacgccagctgtttggtgtgctacgtcacccgcttcacggaagaagcctttgcctccctcatctgcatcatcttcatctacgaggctctggagaagctgagtcacctgcgagacacctaccctgtgcacatgcacagcaagctggacttcctcaccagctacta ctgtaagtgtgaggcaccgacccatcccagcaacgaaacgctgcgtttctgggcgagcaacaagatcaacgtgtctggcatcgcctgggaaaacctcacggtgacc gaatgtcggtatttgcgtggggagtttcaaggacctgcctgtggacgcgacggcccctacacccctgacgtgttcttctggtgctgcatcctcttcttcgccacctttgccctgtcaagcttcttgaagaagtttaaaaccagccgctactttccaaccaga gtacggtccacagtgagcgactttgctgttttcctcaccatcgtcatcatggtgctccttgactttgtggttgggatcccatcgccgaagctccaggtcccccatgcgttcaag cctaccagagacgaccgcgggtggttcatcaaccccataggacccaacccttggtggacggtgttggctgcgctcgtcccagctctgctctgcaccatcttgatattcatggaccagcagatcagtgccgttattgtgaacaggaaggagcacaagctgaag aaaggatgcgggtaccacctggacctttttgtggtggccgtgatgctcggggtgtgctctgtgatggggctgccctggtttgtggctgcgaccgtcctgtccatcacccacgtgaatagcctcaaagtagagtctgactgctcagctccaggagaacaacccaagtttctggggatacgagagcagagagtcactggcttgctgatctttgtgctcatgggctgctccgtcttcttcacttctgtgttaaag tttataccaatgcctgtgctttatggcgtctttctctacatgggtgtgtcgtcactcaaaggaattcag ttctttgatcgcttgaagctgttttggatgccggcgaaacaccagccggatttcatctacctgcggcacgtgcccttgcgaaaggtgcatttcttcacggcgatccagctgacctgcctcgtcctgctctggaccatcaaggtgtcccgtgccgccatcatctttcccatgatg gttttggctctcgtctttgtccggaaagcgatggatttctgcttctcaaagcgagagctcagctttctggatgaccttatgccagaaaggaagaagaagttggacgatgccagaaatgaagccggagaagaagaagag gagtccaggagggtgatggaagctgctgctgctgcaagttcagttcagctgcacgtggggaagaccagtgacgtggatatcccaaagcaaagcagtgacag gactgatccttctgagattgttatcctggatgaaatgtcacaaacgaccgtatggaaggctctcactttgaagacagaaaccctttga